A window of the Branchiibius hedensis genome harbors these coding sequences:
- a CDS encoding tetratricopeptide repeat protein, whose amino-acid sequence MRDAADDGYFDLGSYSRATGTASATAQRWFDRGLVWAYAFNHEEAIACFERALQADPQLHLAHWGIAYAVGPNYNKGWDAFDPLDLAASLTRARAELELAGQAPGLDGELAAALATRFDGIDADDLSLVPAGHAAYADAMVALADRYPTDLDVLALAADALVNVTAWALWDPLTGEPAPGSRALEAEALLDTALALPGGTEHPGVLHLHIHLLEMSDRPEAAIPSADLLRGLVPDAGHLQHMPSHIDVLCGDYQASIVANHAAVQADRRFVEREGPFNFYSLYRAHDLHFIVYSAMFLGRFGDAIAAADELRDQLTPEVLSVESPPMADWLEAFVPLRVHVLVRFGRWAELTQEPLPQDRALYCTTTAMVRYGRALAHAALGDVPAALAGQVDFEQAVAQVPESRYLFNNTARDILGVASAMLDGEIAYRQGRFDDAFALLATAVERDDALPYDEPWGWMQPTRHALGALLLEQDRVQEAAEVYAADLGFDPSISRSVHHPRNVWALHGYHECLERLGRVDEARVIQQLLTGAAARADVPVLASCACRLEVFESAQEPGCGCGCGCGC is encoded by the coding sequence GTGCGCGACGCCGCCGACGACGGCTATTTCGACCTCGGCTCCTACAGCCGCGCCACCGGCACGGCGTCAGCGACCGCGCAGCGATGGTTCGACCGGGGGCTGGTCTGGGCCTACGCCTTCAATCACGAGGAAGCCATCGCCTGTTTCGAACGAGCCCTGCAAGCGGACCCACAGTTGCACCTGGCCCACTGGGGCATCGCCTACGCCGTCGGCCCCAACTACAACAAGGGGTGGGACGCCTTCGATCCGCTCGACCTGGCCGCGTCGCTGACCCGAGCGCGCGCCGAACTCGAGCTGGCTGGCCAGGCACCAGGACTGGACGGCGAGCTCGCGGCCGCCCTCGCCACCCGGTTCGACGGGATCGACGCGGACGACTTGTCGCTAGTGCCGGCCGGCCACGCGGCGTACGCCGATGCGATGGTGGCACTGGCCGACCGTTACCCCACCGACCTGGACGTGCTGGCGCTCGCGGCCGATGCCCTGGTCAACGTCACGGCGTGGGCCTTGTGGGATCCGCTCACCGGTGAGCCGGCGCCCGGCTCGCGAGCGTTGGAGGCCGAGGCCTTGCTGGACACGGCCCTGGCGTTGCCTGGAGGCACTGAACATCCGGGCGTGCTGCACCTGCACATTCACCTGTTGGAGATGTCCGACCGGCCCGAAGCGGCCATCCCCAGCGCGGACCTGCTGCGGGGACTGGTGCCCGACGCGGGCCATCTGCAACACATGCCGAGCCACATCGATGTGCTGTGCGGTGATTACCAGGCATCCATCGTGGCCAATCATGCTGCGGTGCAAGCTGATCGACGGTTCGTAGAGCGCGAGGGTCCGTTCAACTTCTACTCGCTCTATCGTGCGCACGACCTGCATTTCATCGTCTACTCCGCGATGTTCCTTGGCCGGTTCGGGGATGCGATTGCGGCGGCCGACGAGTTGCGGGACCAACTGACTCCCGAGGTCCTGTCCGTCGAATCGCCGCCGATGGCCGATTGGCTCGAGGCGTTCGTGCCGCTGCGTGTGCATGTCCTCGTCCGGTTCGGGCGGTGGGCCGAACTGACGCAGGAACCGTTGCCGCAGGATCGGGCCCTCTACTGCACGACTACCGCGATGGTCCGCTACGGGCGGGCTCTGGCACATGCTGCCCTCGGTGACGTGCCGGCCGCGCTGGCCGGGCAGGTCGACTTCGAGCAGGCCGTGGCGCAGGTACCGGAGTCTCGCTACCTGTTCAACAACACCGCGCGAGACATCCTCGGCGTCGCCTCGGCCATGCTGGACGGTGAAATCGCCTACCGGCAGGGCAGATTCGATGACGCGTTCGCATTGCTGGCAACGGCCGTCGAGCGGGACGACGCCCTGCCTTATGACGAGCCATGGGGTTGGATGCAGCCGACCCGCCACGCCCTCGGTGCCCTATTGCTCGAGCAGGACCGGGTGCAGGAAGCCGCCGAGGTGTACGCCGCGGACCTGGGTTTCGATCCCTCGATCAGTCGCTCGGTGCACCACCCGCGCAACGTCTGGGCACTGCACGGTTACCACGAGTGTCTTGAGCGGCTCGGTCGCGTGGATGAGGCGCGCGTGATCCAACAACTGCTCACCGGAGCGGCCGCGCGCGCCGACGTGCCCGTCCTCGCATCGTGCGCCTGCCGCCTTGAGGTGTTCGAGTCCGCGCAGGAGCCGGGCTGCGGTTGTGGTTGTGGGTGTGGCTGCTGA
- the ilvD gene encoding dihydroxy-acid dehydratase, whose translation MSEGTPDIKPRSRDVTDGLEKTAARGMLRAVGLTDEDFAKPQVGVGSSWNEITPCNLSLDRLAKAVKDGVFAAGGYPLEFGTISVSDGISMGHEGMHFSLVSREIIADSVETVMSAERLDGSVLLAGCDKSLPGMLMAAARLDLASVFLYAGSILPGIAKLSDGSEKQVTIIDAFEAVGACAAGLMSRDDVDAIERAICPGEGACGGMYTANTMASVAEAIGMSLPGSAAPPATDRRRDGFARKSGEAVVELLRKGITARDIMTKEAFENAIAVVMAFGGSTNAVLHLLAIAHEADVDLSIDDFARIGAKVPHLADVKPFGAFVMTDIDRVGGVPVVMRALLDAGLLHGDCLTVTGRTMAENLADIRPPDVDGKVLRAMASPIHPSGGITILKGSLAPEGAVVKSAGFDNDVFEGTARVFDGERAAMDAVEDGSLKAGDVVVIRYEGPKGGPGMREMLAVTGAIKGAGLGKDVLLLTDGRFSGGTTGLCVGHVAPEAVDEGPIAFVRDGDRIRLDVAQGTLDLLVDDAELADRRTSGVKHPEAKYTRGVLAKYRKLVGSASGGAVCD comes from the coding sequence ATGAGCGAAGGTACGCCGGACATCAAGCCCCGCAGCCGCGACGTCACCGATGGTCTGGAGAAGACCGCCGCGCGAGGGATGCTGCGAGCGGTCGGCCTGACCGACGAGGACTTCGCCAAACCCCAAGTGGGAGTGGGCAGTTCGTGGAACGAGATCACCCCGTGCAACCTGTCGCTCGACCGCTTGGCGAAGGCGGTCAAGGACGGTGTCTTCGCCGCCGGCGGGTACCCGCTCGAGTTCGGGACGATCAGTGTCTCCGACGGCATCTCGATGGGCCACGAAGGGATGCACTTCTCGCTGGTGAGCCGCGAGATCATCGCCGACTCTGTCGAGACGGTGATGAGTGCCGAACGCCTCGACGGCTCAGTGCTTCTCGCCGGTTGCGACAAATCGCTGCCGGGCATGTTGATGGCCGCCGCGCGACTCGACCTGGCCAGCGTCTTCCTCTACGCCGGCTCGATCCTGCCCGGTATCGCCAAGCTCTCCGACGGCTCCGAGAAGCAGGTCACGATCATCGACGCGTTCGAAGCGGTCGGCGCCTGTGCAGCCGGTCTGATGTCGCGGGACGACGTCGACGCGATCGAGCGCGCCATCTGCCCCGGTGAAGGTGCGTGCGGCGGGATGTACACCGCCAACACGATGGCCTCGGTCGCCGAAGCGATCGGGATGTCGTTGCCCGGCAGCGCCGCCCCGCCCGCGACCGACCGCCGCCGCGACGGGTTCGCCCGCAAGTCAGGGGAGGCGGTCGTGGAACTCCTGCGAAAGGGCATTACCGCCCGCGACATCATGACCAAGGAGGCCTTCGAGAACGCGATCGCCGTTGTCATGGCGTTCGGCGGCTCCACCAACGCGGTGCTCCATCTGCTCGCGATCGCCCACGAGGCCGATGTCGACCTGAGCATCGACGACTTCGCCCGGATCGGCGCCAAGGTGCCGCACCTGGCCGACGTGAAACCGTTCGGTGCGTTCGTCATGACCGACATCGATCGTGTCGGTGGCGTGCCTGTCGTCATGCGGGCCTTGCTCGACGCGGGTCTGCTGCACGGCGACTGTCTCACCGTGACCGGTAGGACGATGGCCGAGAACCTCGCCGACATCCGCCCGCCGGACGTCGACGGCAAGGTCCTGCGTGCGATGGCATCGCCGATCCACCCCAGCGGCGGGATCACCATCCTGAAAGGTTCACTCGCGCCCGAGGGCGCTGTCGTGAAGTCTGCTGGCTTTGACAACGACGTATTCGAAGGCACCGCAAGGGTTTTCGATGGCGAGCGGGCGGCCATGGATGCTGTCGAGGACGGCTCGTTGAAGGCCGGCGACGTCGTCGTGATTCGGTACGAAGGGCCGAAGGGTGGGCCGGGGATGCGCGAGATGCTCGCGGTCACCGGCGCGATCAAGGGTGCCGGGCTGGGCAAGGACGTCTTGCTGCTGACCGACGGCCGGTTCTCCGGGGGTACGACGGGTCTGTGCGTCGGACACGTAGCTCCCGAAGCCGTGGACGAAGGCCCGATCGCGTTCGTGCGGGACGGCGACCGCATCCGCCTCGACGTCGCGCAGGGGACTCTCGACCTCCTGGTCGATGACGCGGAACTGGCCGATCGGCGTACGTCGGGCGTCAAGCACCCAGAGGCGAAGTACACCCGTGGGGTGCTGGCCAAGTATCGAAAGCTGGTGGGCAGCGCTTCGGGCGGGGCGGTCTGCGACTGA
- a CDS encoding acetolactate synthase large subunit has translation MPDTPPTPPIQVTGAQSLVLSLESVGVDTVFGIPGGAILPAYDPLLDSVKVRHILVRHEQGAGHAAEGYASATGKVGVCMATSGPGATNLVTAIADAFLDSVPIVAITGQVNSKTIGTDAFQEADIRGITMPITKHNFLITNADEIPSAIAAAFHIAATGRPGPVLVDISKDALTAKTTFSWPPQVDLPGYRPVTRPHPKQIKAAAELIRAAKKPVLYIGGGAIRSGASESLKELVELTQIPLVTTLMARGAVPDTHPLHLGMPGMHGSVPAVTALQKADLLITLGARFDDRVTGDLASFAPEAKVIHADIDPAEISKNRQADVPIVGDIDEVVRELIGALKDDIDPSRFTPWRERTTGWKRDFPVGYTTPEEGLSPQYVIERIGALTGPDATYVAGVGQHQMWAAQFVDYERPNSWLNSGGAGTMGYSVPAAMGAKTAEPDRTVWAIDGDGCFQMTNQELATCVINNIPIKVAIINNSSLGMVRQWQTLFYNERYSNTDLHTAIGARVPDFVKLADAYGCVGLRCERAEDVDATIAKALEINDVPVVIDFVVERDAMVWPMVPAGVSNDMVTVARSMAPVWDRESEGEDD, from the coding sequence CTGCCGGACACCCCTCCGACCCCGCCGATCCAGGTAACGGGTGCGCAGAGTCTGGTCCTGTCGCTGGAGTCCGTCGGCGTGGACACCGTGTTCGGCATCCCCGGCGGCGCGATCCTGCCGGCCTACGACCCGCTGCTGGACTCGGTGAAGGTCCGCCACATCCTGGTGCGACACGAGCAGGGCGCCGGTCACGCCGCCGAGGGCTATGCCTCTGCCACCGGCAAGGTCGGTGTGTGCATGGCCACCTCCGGTCCGGGTGCCACCAACCTGGTCACTGCGATCGCGGACGCGTTCCTCGATTCGGTGCCGATCGTGGCGATCACCGGTCAGGTCAATTCCAAGACCATTGGTACCGATGCCTTCCAGGAGGCCGACATCCGCGGCATCACGATGCCGATCACCAAGCACAACTTCTTGATCACCAACGCCGACGAGATCCCATCCGCGATCGCCGCGGCGTTCCACATCGCAGCGACCGGCCGACCCGGCCCGGTCCTGGTGGACATCAGCAAGGACGCCCTGACGGCCAAGACCACCTTCTCCTGGCCGCCGCAGGTCGATCTGCCGGGCTACCGCCCGGTGACGCGTCCGCACCCCAAGCAGATCAAAGCGGCCGCCGAACTGATCCGCGCGGCCAAGAAGCCAGTCCTCTATATCGGGGGAGGAGCGATCCGCTCGGGGGCCAGCGAGTCTCTGAAGGAGCTCGTCGAGCTCACCCAGATCCCGCTGGTGACCACGCTGATGGCGCGCGGCGCCGTGCCGGACACCCACCCGCTGCATCTCGGGATGCCCGGGATGCACGGGTCGGTTCCGGCCGTGACCGCACTGCAGAAGGCTGATCTGCTGATCACGCTCGGCGCGCGGTTCGATGACCGGGTGACTGGTGATCTCGCGTCGTTCGCACCCGAGGCCAAGGTGATCCACGCCGACATCGACCCGGCCGAGATCAGCAAGAACCGCCAGGCCGACGTGCCGATCGTCGGTGACATCGACGAGGTCGTGCGCGAACTGATCGGGGCGCTGAAGGACGACATCGACCCCAGCCGCTTCACCCCCTGGCGGGAGCGTACGACGGGTTGGAAGCGGGACTTCCCGGTCGGCTACACGACTCCCGAGGAGGGTTTGTCACCCCAGTACGTCATCGAACGGATCGGTGCGCTGACCGGCCCGGACGCGACGTACGTTGCGGGTGTCGGTCAGCACCAGATGTGGGCGGCCCAGTTCGTTGACTACGAGCGCCCGAACTCGTGGTTGAACTCCGGTGGCGCCGGCACGATGGGCTACTCGGTGCCTGCCGCGATGGGCGCCAAGACCGCCGAACCGGACCGGACGGTCTGGGCGATCGACGGTGACGGTTGCTTCCAGATGACCAACCAGGAGCTCGCGACCTGCGTCATCAACAACATCCCGATCAAGGTCGCCATCATCAACAACTCCAGTCTGGGCATGGTGCGCCAGTGGCAGACGCTGTTCTACAACGAGCGCTACTCCAACACCGATCTGCACACGGCCATCGGCGCCCGGGTCCCGGACTTCGTCAAACTGGCCGACGCGTACGGTTGTGTCGGACTGCGCTGCGAACGCGCCGAGGACGTCGACGCCACGATCGCCAAGGCGCTGGAGATCAACGACGTTCCCGTCGTGATCGACTTCGTCGTGGAGCGTGACGCCATGGTGTGGCCGATGGTGCCGGCCGGTGTCAGCAACGACATGGTGACCGTGGCGCGCTCGATGGCCCCGGTGTGGGACCGCGAATCCGAAGGTGAGGACGACTGA
- the ilvN gene encoding acetolactate synthase small subunit, producing the protein MAKHTLSVLVENKPGVLARIAGLISRRGFNIDSLAVGETEHTEISRMTIVVDVDELVLEQVIKQLNKLVEVLKVVELEPDAAVQRQIVLIKVRADGTTRGQILELTQMFRCNVVDVTADSVVIEATGAPNKLIALLEVLEPYGVKELVQSGLVAVGRGSRSITDRARKSA; encoded by the coding sequence ATGGCCAAGCACACGCTCTCGGTGCTGGTGGAGAACAAACCCGGTGTGCTCGCCCGGATCGCCGGCCTGATCTCGCGCCGCGGCTTCAACATCGACTCCCTCGCGGTGGGCGAGACCGAGCACACTGAGATCTCGCGGATGACCATCGTCGTGGACGTCGATGAGTTGGTCCTGGAGCAGGTCATCAAACAGCTCAACAAGCTGGTCGAGGTCCTGAAGGTCGTCGAGTTGGAACCCGATGCCGCCGTCCAGCGCCAGATCGTGCTGATCAAGGTGCGCGCCGACGGTACGACGCGTGGCCAGATCCTCGAGCTGACCCAGATGTTCCGGTGCAACGTCGTCGACGTCACCGCCGACTCGGTGGTCATCGAGGCGACCGGGGCACCGAACAAGTTGATCGCGCTGCTCGAAGTGCTTGAACCGTACGGCGTGAAGGAACTCGTCCAGTCCGGCCTGGTGGCCGTCGGGCGGGGTAGCCGATCCATCACCGACCGCGCTCGCAAGAGCGCCTGA
- the ilvC gene encoding ketol-acid reductoisomerase, which produces MFYDDDADLSVIQGRKVAIIGYGSQGHAHALNLRDSGVDVRVGLREGSKSAAKAEAEGLRVVPVAQAAQEADVIMILAPDQVQRILYREDIEPNLQPGDAIFFAHGFNIRFGYITPPEGVDVAMVAPKAPGHTVRREFVDGRGIPDIVAVEQDATGKAWDLALSYAKAIGGTRAGVIKTTFTEETETDLFGEQSVLCGGMSHLVQAGFEVLTEAGYQPEIAYFEVLHELKLIVDLMWEGGIAKQRWSISDTAEYGDYVSGPRVIDAGVKERMQGVLADIQSGAFAERFIADQDAGAPEFLKLREAEAGHPIEATGKELRSHFSWSGSRDEDYVEGSAAR; this is translated from the coding sequence ATGTTCTACGACGACGATGCCGACCTCTCGGTGATCCAGGGCCGCAAGGTCGCGATCATCGGTTACGGCAGCCAGGGCCACGCGCACGCCCTCAACCTGCGCGACTCGGGCGTCGACGTCCGGGTCGGTCTGCGCGAGGGCTCCAAGTCCGCCGCGAAGGCCGAGGCCGAGGGGCTGCGCGTCGTACCCGTCGCCCAGGCCGCGCAGGAGGCCGACGTCATCATGATCCTGGCCCCCGACCAGGTGCAGCGGATCCTCTACCGCGAAGACATCGAGCCGAATCTGCAGCCCGGTGACGCGATCTTCTTCGCCCACGGCTTCAACATCCGCTTCGGCTACATCACCCCGCCCGAGGGTGTCGACGTCGCGATGGTCGCCCCCAAGGCGCCGGGGCACACCGTCCGCCGCGAATTCGTCGACGGCCGAGGCATTCCCGACATCGTCGCCGTCGAGCAGGACGCCACCGGCAAGGCCTGGGACCTGGCGCTGTCCTACGCCAAGGCGATCGGCGGCACCCGCGCCGGCGTCATCAAGACCACCTTCACCGAGGAGACCGAGACCGACCTGTTCGGTGAGCAGTCGGTGCTCTGCGGTGGCATGTCGCACCTGGTCCAGGCCGGGTTCGAGGTCCTCACCGAGGCCGGCTACCAGCCGGAGATCGCCTACTTCGAGGTGCTGCACGAGCTGAAGCTGATCGTCGACCTGATGTGGGAGGGCGGCATCGCCAAGCAGCGCTGGTCGATCTCCGACACCGCGGAGTACGGCGACTACGTCTCTGGCCCGCGCGTCATCGACGCTGGGGTCAAGGAGCGCATGCAGGGCGTGCTCGCCGACATCCAGAGCGGTGCCTTCGCCGAGCGCTTCATCGCCGACCAGGACGCCGGCGCACCGGAGTTCCTGAAGCTGCGTGAGGCTGAGGCCGGTCACCCGATCGAGGCCACCGGTAAGGAACTGCGTTCGCACTTCTCCTGGTCCGGCAGCCGCGATGAGGACTACGTCGAGGGCTCGGCGGCGCGCTGA
- a CDS encoding type III PLP-dependent enzyme — MARIKTVVLRYLPAEVLALAGMVLGWWLGTRWTQSPWLIAGIVTIAENVGFYGYLAVAVWREQTPQNPSLRRRFQRTALLLGAEFGPAEVVDCLLIRPAFMTAAIVWLDSTGWGVAVGSYAADAVFWTLAGASYLLTVKFGWRHRRMELVRAAHPAQAPSDLSPDTFLARPAVARTLAVQGTPVLFLEPDVVARRYEDLRRALPYAEIHYALKANPHGAVIDTLLGCGASFEVASVRELDALLDRHVDVSRVIYTHPVKSPADIRYAVGCGVRTFVVDAPGEIDKLAGYDVSVLVRLAVDSSAAQIDLSAKFGACPDLTRDLVLAAHGAGLTVAGLSFHVGSQQCDIGAYTAAVTSALALMDELADLVPMDTLDIGGGFPVAYDRPVPSIEAIAAAITALLEPRLPRLRIIAEPGRFLAADAMTLVCSVVGTAEREGRPWYYLDDGVHGSYSNVLQERIRPPMRPPVWGSLAPSVLAGPTCDSIDVVADGILLPPLEAGDRVVSPTMGAYTAVTANGFNGIAPTAIVALPAVRRLNAVRPPAPTVGNRRPLSALPQRAAEPST, encoded by the coding sequence ATGGCTCGGATCAAGACGGTGGTCCTGCGGTATCTGCCGGCGGAGGTTCTCGCCCTGGCCGGCATGGTGCTCGGGTGGTGGCTGGGCACGCGCTGGACGCAGTCGCCGTGGTTGATCGCAGGTATCGTCACGATCGCGGAGAACGTTGGCTTCTACGGTTACCTCGCGGTCGCCGTGTGGCGGGAGCAGACGCCGCAGAATCCGAGCCTGCGACGCCGCTTCCAGCGCACCGCGCTGCTGCTCGGAGCGGAGTTCGGGCCGGCGGAGGTCGTGGACTGCCTGCTGATCCGGCCTGCCTTCATGACGGCCGCCATCGTGTGGCTGGACAGCACTGGCTGGGGCGTCGCGGTGGGCAGTTACGCCGCTGATGCGGTGTTCTGGACCCTGGCCGGGGCGTCGTACCTGCTGACCGTGAAGTTCGGGTGGCGGCACCGGAGGATGGAACTGGTCCGGGCCGCCCATCCCGCGCAGGCACCGTCCGACCTCTCACCCGACACCTTCCTGGCGCGGCCAGCGGTCGCGAGAACCCTTGCAGTGCAAGGCACGCCGGTGCTCTTTCTCGAACCAGACGTGGTGGCGCGTCGCTACGAAGACCTTCGCCGGGCTCTGCCGTACGCCGAGATCCACTACGCGCTGAAGGCCAACCCGCACGGTGCCGTGATCGACACCCTGCTCGGATGTGGCGCGTCCTTCGAGGTCGCCAGCGTGCGCGAACTCGATGCTCTGCTGGACCGACACGTCGACGTGTCCCGCGTCATCTACACCCACCCGGTCAAGTCCCCCGCCGATATCCGGTACGCCGTCGGCTGCGGGGTGCGGACCTTTGTGGTCGACGCACCTGGGGAGATCGACAAGCTTGCGGGGTACGACGTGTCCGTCCTGGTGCGCCTGGCGGTGGACAGCAGCGCCGCACAGATCGACCTGTCGGCCAAGTTCGGCGCCTGCCCGGACCTGACCCGGGATCTGGTGTTGGCCGCCCACGGGGCCGGACTCACGGTCGCGGGGCTCAGCTTCCACGTCGGCAGCCAACAGTGCGACATCGGCGCGTACACGGCGGCAGTCACCAGTGCGCTGGCCCTGATGGATGAACTGGCTGACCTCGTGCCGATGGACACCTTGGACATCGGCGGCGGGTTCCCCGTTGCCTACGACCGCCCCGTGCCGTCGATCGAGGCCATTGCGGCGGCGATCACTGCGTTACTCGAGCCGCGTCTACCGCGGTTGCGGATCATCGCGGAGCCCGGGCGTTTCCTGGCCGCAGACGCCATGACTCTGGTCTGCAGCGTGGTCGGCACCGCGGAGCGCGAGGGGCGCCCGTGGTACTACCTCGATGACGGCGTGCACGGCTCGTACAGCAACGTGCTGCAGGAACGGATACGCCCCCCGATGCGACCACCGGTGTGGGGCAGCCTGGCTCCGTCGGTACTCGCCGGACCCACGTGTGACTCGATCGATGTGGTCGCCGACGGCATCCTGCTGCCGCCGCTGGAGGCGGGCGACCGGGTGGTGAGCCCGACGATGGGTGCCTACACCGCCGTGACGGCAAACGGTTTCAACGGCATCGCGCCGACTGCGATCGTGGCGCTGCCCGCCGTACGCCGTCTCAACGCAGTGCGGCCGCCTGCCCCCACGGTGGGGAACAGACGGCCGCTATCGGCGCTGCCTCAGCGCGCCGCCGAGCCCTCGACGTAG
- a CDS encoding acyltransferase family protein, whose translation MTSAAPISPVASAAPPSRNAHRVAAERPLRSHRPALDGVRALAVLLVMIYHATTHQPRGGFLGVDVFFVLSGYLIAGLLIKEDWTWGSIDLVAFYIRRARRLFPALIAEVLAIAAVCPRVLSEQAVVGMRGDGLATLFYVANWRFIATGDSYFAQFGDPSPYRHMWTLSIEEQFYLILPLLLIALIALTKANLRYIAGALIALAALSAVWMWTLYVPGEDPSRVYYGTDTRAQDLLLGSALACGMTLISKNPGGQRARLMTLIGALGFGVVVVCFLALAEDQPFLYGGGFLVFSLGTCALIACVELNQHGPFAQLFGFAPWAWIGRISYGLYIYHWPVFLVMKHSALSGPALFGVEFAITFVLAALSYYLLEQPIRQRGLKPLIGRKAAVTVGWLCLPVTAALTMALTPAATASSLVVVAKPGQGSDMGTLNPTAAMRVLVLGDSVGFSLGYAFDQKAWPKVQVTGDVIFGCGTAEQHLAINGVDQTPNPTQCQDVFAKWPADVASDNPNVVLWSLGGWEVYDHVVDGKILKVGSPEYANYLTSRLNLGLSKLGSTKIVIPNVACYAQASYIVDGQDMAPNRNDPARASAVNKILDNFAAEHPQQVHIFNVASKLCPDGSPKLKVDGVQVRSDGVHYTLDGARLFWTWVMPTLQKVTGITVD comes from the coding sequence ATGACTAGCGCAGCCCCGATCTCGCCTGTGGCTAGTGCCGCTCCCCCATCGCGCAATGCTCATCGAGTCGCCGCCGAACGGCCGCTGCGCAGCCACCGTCCTGCACTGGACGGCGTCCGAGCGCTAGCCGTTCTTCTTGTGATGATCTATCACGCCACCACGCACCAGCCCCGCGGAGGCTTCCTCGGCGTGGACGTGTTCTTCGTGCTCTCGGGCTACCTGATCGCCGGGTTGTTGATCAAGGAGGACTGGACCTGGGGCTCGATCGATCTGGTCGCCTTCTACATACGACGCGCCCGCCGGCTGTTCCCCGCACTGATCGCCGAAGTCCTGGCCATCGCCGCTGTGTGCCCGCGCGTGCTCTCCGAGCAGGCGGTCGTCGGCATGCGCGGCGACGGGTTGGCCACGCTGTTCTACGTCGCGAATTGGCGATTCATTGCCACCGGGGACTCCTATTTCGCGCAGTTCGGCGACCCCTCGCCGTACCGGCATATGTGGACCCTCTCGATCGAGGAGCAGTTCTACCTGATCTTGCCCCTCCTGCTGATCGCCTTGATCGCACTCACCAAGGCGAACCTGAGGTACATCGCCGGCGCCCTCATAGCACTGGCCGCGCTGTCCGCGGTGTGGATGTGGACGCTGTACGTGCCCGGCGAGGATCCGTCACGGGTCTACTACGGCACGGACACCCGCGCTCAGGACCTCCTGCTGGGCTCGGCGCTGGCCTGCGGGATGACCCTGATCAGCAAGAACCCAGGGGGCCAGCGGGCGCGGCTGATGACCCTCATCGGCGCACTCGGGTTCGGTGTCGTGGTCGTGTGTTTCCTGGCCCTCGCCGAAGATCAACCCTTCCTGTACGGCGGTGGGTTCCTGGTCTTCTCCCTTGGCACCTGCGCGTTGATCGCCTGCGTTGAACTGAACCAGCACGGCCCGTTCGCGCAATTGTTCGGCTTCGCGCCGTGGGCCTGGATCGGCAGGATCTCCTACGGCCTGTACATCTACCACTGGCCGGTGTTCCTGGTGATGAAGCACTCCGCGCTGAGCGGGCCGGCCCTGTTCGGTGTCGAGTTCGCCATCACCTTCGTGCTTGCCGCACTGTCGTACTACCTGCTCGAACAACCGATCCGCCAGCGCGGGCTCAAACCATTGATCGGGCGCAAAGCCGCGGTCACCGTGGGTTGGCTGTGTCTGCCCGTGACCGCTGCCCTGACAATGGCCCTCACGCCCGCGGCGACTGCCAGCAGTCTGGTTGTCGTGGCCAAACCCGGTCAGGGTTCCGATATGGGCACCCTGAATCCCACTGCGGCCATGAGGGTCCTCGTCCTCGGCGACTCGGTCGGCTTCTCGTTGGGCTACGCCTTTGATCAGAAGGCGTGGCCCAAGGTCCAGGTGACTGGCGACGTCATCTTCGGCTGTGGAACGGCCGAACAGCACCTGGCGATCAACGGCGTCGATCAGACACCGAATCCGACCCAGTGTCAGGACGTGTTCGCCAAATGGCCCGCCGACGTCGCGAGCGACAACCCCAACGTCGTTCTGTGGTCGCTCGGGGGTTGGGAAGTGTATGACCACGTCGTCGACGGAAAGATCCTGAAGGTCGGCTCACCCGAGTACGCGAACTACCTGACCTCCAGACTCAACCTGGGCCTGAGCAAGCTGGGCTCGACCAAGATCGTGATTCCCAACGTGGCGTGCTACGCCCAGGCCAGTTACATCGTGGACGGTCAGGACATGGCGCCCAACCGCAACGATCCCGCCCGCGCCAGCGCGGTCAACAAGATCCTCGACAACTTCGCCGCCGAGCATCCGCAGCAGGTGCACATCTTCAACGTGGCCAGCAAGCTGTGCCCCGACGGGTCCCCGAAGCTGAAGGTCGATGGGGTGCAGGTGCGAAGCGACGGCGTTCACTACACCCTCGACGGAGCCCGGCTGTTCTGGACCTGGGTCATGCCGACATTGCAGAAGGTCACCGGTATCACCGTCGACTGA